From a single Leptolyngbya sp. CCY15150 genomic region:
- a CDS encoding CHAT domain-containing protein: MYRNLGRNEQALATYEQALAISIEVGDRRLEGTILNNIGSVYNGLGRNEQALTTHEQALAIRTEVGDRAGESVTLTNIGTVYADLGRYEQALATYEQALAIRTEVGDRAGEGTTLSNIGGVYNNLGRYEQALATYEQALAILTEVGDRAGVGQTLNNMGFILEAMEQPELAIVLFKQSVNQWEDIRGDIRGLDTELQRSFTDSISSSYRYLADLLLQADRVLEAQRVLDLLRVQELDEYLQDVQRTAQTEAGAPLRPIEQEAWQRYEDNQARLIALGQELRELEAIFRSDRTTAQQERVAELRQLQQDSRTVFQSFINSAEIQAIVAQLRTTTGAANVELAELNALQDNLRQLEQTTVTLYPLVLDDRLELVLVTPNAPPIRRTVAVGREDLNRAIVEFRSALQSRGDVETPAQQLYDWLLRPLEADLAQAEAEVILYSPDGQLRYIPLAALHDGNQWVAQQWQVNNIIAASLTDLNNQSFEGGLSILAAAFTEGQYDIPISTRTLSFGGLQFAGREVENLTQLIPGTDQRLNQDFNPSIVLEMNDFNIIHLATHATFNPGPEEDSFILFGDGSRASLQDIRSWNFPNVELIVLSACETAVGDIPLGNGAEVLGLGYLMQLAGAEAAIASLWQVSDGGTQVLMDAFYASLNNGYSKAEALQRAQQALITSDETVLEGDRGNATIEIIDTRTGQPLAQSTDLAHPYYWAPFILIGNGL, from the coding sequence GTGTATCGCAACCTAGGGCGCAATGAGCAGGCGTTGGCCACCTATGAGCAAGCCTTAGCCATCAGCATCGAGGTGGGCGATCGCCGTCTCGAAGGAACCATCCTCAACAACATTGGCTCGGTGTACAATGGCCTGGGGCGCAATGAGCAGGCGTTGACCACCCATGAGCAAGCTTTAGCCATCCGCACCGAGGTGGGCGATCGCGCGGGAGAAAGTGTCACTCTCACCAACATTGGCACGGTGTATGCCGACCTAGGGCGCTATGAGCAGGCCTTGGCCACTTACGAGCAAGCCTTAGCCATTCGCACCGAGGTGGGCGATCGCGCGGGGGAAGGAACCACCCTCAGCAACATTGGTGGGGTGTACAACAACCTAGGACGCTATGAGCAGGCGTTAGCCACCTATGAGCAAGCCTTAGCCATCCTCACCGAGGTGGGCGATCGCGCCGGCGTTGGGCAAACCCTCAACAACATGGGTTTTATTTTAGAGGCCATGGAGCAGCCAGAACTGGCTATTGTCCTGTTCAAGCAGTCCGTCAACCAATGGGAAGACATTCGGGGAGACATTCGCGGACTGGATACAGAACTACAGCGATCCTTTACCGACAGTATTTCCAGTAGCTACCGCTACCTCGCCGATCTGCTGCTCCAAGCCGATCGCGTTCTAGAAGCTCAGCGCGTCCTGGATTTGCTGCGGGTGCAAGAACTGGATGAATATTTGCAAGACGTACAGCGCACCGCCCAAACCGAAGCCGGGGCACCGCTGCGCCCCATTGAACAGGAAGCATGGCAACGGTATGAAGACAATCAGGCGCGTTTGATTGCCTTGGGGCAAGAGTTGCGGGAATTGGAAGCGATTTTTCGAAGCGATCGAACCACCGCCCAACAGGAGCGCGTCGCTGAACTGCGGCAATTGCAGCAAGATTCCCGCACCGTCTTCCAGTCCTTCATCAATAGCGCCGAAATTCAGGCGATCGTGGCCCAACTGCGCACCACCACCGGCGCGGCTAATGTGGAACTGGCCGAGTTGAATGCCCTGCAAGATAATCTCCGGCAACTGGAGCAAACTACCGTCACGCTCTATCCCTTGGTTCTAGACGATCGCCTAGAACTGGTATTGGTGACGCCCAACGCACCCCCCATCCGACGCACCGTTGCGGTGGGGCGCGAGGATCTCAATCGGGCGATCGTCGAATTCCGTTCGGCGCTCCAATCTCGCGGTGATGTCGAAACCCCAGCCCAGCAGTTGTATGACTGGCTCCTGCGTCCCCTAGAAGCCGATCTAGCCCAAGCCGAAGCTGAGGTCATTCTCTATTCCCCGGATGGACAGTTGCGCTACATTCCCCTTGCGGCCCTCCACGATGGCAATCAATGGGTCGCCCAGCAATGGCAGGTGAATAATATTATCGCCGCCAGCCTCACCGATCTTAATAACCAATCCTTTGAAGGCGGGTTATCGATCCTCGCCGCCGCCTTCACCGAAGGACAATATGACATCCCCATCAGCACCCGTACCCTATCGTTTGGGGGACTGCAATTTGCCGGGCGAGAAGTCGAAAATCTGACACAACTAATTCCGGGAACCGATCAGCGGCTCAATCAAGACTTTAATCCATCCATCGTGCTAGAGATGAACGACTTCAACATCATCCACCTCGCCACCCATGCCACCTTCAATCCCGGCCCAGAAGAAGATTCCTTCATCCTGTTTGGCGATGGCAGTCGTGCCAGCCTACAGGATATCCGCAGTTGGAACTTTCCAAACGTGGAACTTATCGTGCTGAGTGCCTGTGAAACAGCCGTCGGTGATATACCGTTGGGCAATGGGGCAGAAGTGTTGGGCTTGGGTTATCTGATGCAGTTGGCTGGGGCAGAAGCGGCGATCGCCTCCCTGTGGCAAGTCAGCGACGGCGGCACCCAAGTGTTGATGGATGCCTTCTATGCGTCACTAAACAACGGCTACAGTAAAGCCGAAGCCCTGCAACGGGCCCAGCAGGCATTGATCACCAGCGATGAAACTGTACTAGAGGGCGATCGCGGCAACGCCACCATAGAAATTATCGATACTCGTACCGGACAACCCTTAGCCCAAAGCACTGACCTGGCCCATCCCTACTATTGGGCACCGTTTATTTTGATTGGCAATGGGTTGTAA
- a CDS encoding tetratricopeptide repeat protein: protein MGSLLLRGAARLRMAAVVMALALVAPMVPGVGTVRSALAQSQVTAGSFEPLTFTGELNSDSLILSDDGSFYQIHEFSGKAEQILVMEMVSEEFDTYLILQDTSGRYLAQNDDSDGTTNSRIAITLPNTGRYTVIANSYSAGEVGRYQLTIREGSAQELEREESLAEANRLSQQVRQLNQQGRYSEAILLAQQALAIRETALGENHPDVAQSLNNLALLYYAQGNYAAAEPLFQRSLSIFETALGENHPNAAISLNNLALLYKDQGNYAAAETLYQQSLSILETALGENHPNVATSLNNLAGLYRDQGNYAAAEPLYQRSLSISETALGENHPNVASSLNNLAELYRAQGNDAAAEPLYQRSLDIYETALGENHPDVATSLNNLAGFYRAQGNDAAAEPLYQRSLSILETVLGENHPDVATSLNNLALLYQDQGNYAAAEPRFQRSLDIWETSLGENHPSVALSLNNLAALYRDQGNYAAAEPRFQRSLAIWETALGENHPSVALSLNNLALLYQDQGNYAAAEPLHQRSLDIWETSLGENHPDVALSLNNLAGLYRDQGNYAAAEPLYQRSLDIWETSLGENHPSVATSLSNLVWLYQAQGTIAAALPLLERAAESRESQLELTLAVISESRRRSYLATLSAETDQVISFNLQETPDAAPLALTTLLRRKGRVLDATAESYTTLQQQLTPENQVLLDELRQIDTQRANLFFGEPVEGQAELVSSLEARAEALQNQLARASAVFRTETQPITLEAVQQQIPADGALVELVRYEPFDPSGAGT, encoded by the coding sequence GTGGGTTCGCTGTTGCTGCGGGGGGCTGCCCGGCTGCGGATGGCGGCGGTGGTGATGGCGCTGGCGTTGGTGGCTCCAATGGTGCCGGGAGTGGGGACGGTGCGATCGGCCCTCGCTCAAAGTCAGGTGACGGCTGGCTCGTTTGAACCACTCACCTTTACTGGGGAATTGAACAGCGATAGCCTCATCCTCTCTGATGATGGCAGCTTTTATCAAATCCATGAGTTCTCTGGAAAGGCAGAGCAGATCCTTGTGATGGAGATGGTGAGTGAAGAGTTTGACACTTACTTAATCCTGCAAGATACCAGTGGTAGATACTTAGCGCAGAACGATGACAGCGACGGAACGACCAACTCTAGGATTGCTATCACGCTTCCTAACACTGGTCGTTACACGGTGATTGCCAACTCCTACAGCGCTGGAGAGGTAGGGCGCTATCAGTTGACGATTCGGGAAGGCTCTGCCCAAGAACTGGAACGAGAGGAATCGTTAGCAGAAGCCAATCGCCTCAGTCAACAGGTCAGACAGCTCAATCAACAGGGACGTTATAGTGAAGCGATTCTCCTCGCGCAGCAAGCTCTGGCGATTCGTGAAACGGCGTTGGGCGAGAATCATCCCGATGTGGCCCAAAGCCTCAATAATCTGGCGCTGTTGTATTACGCGCAGGGGAACTACGCCGCCGCTGAACCGCTCTTTCAGCGATCGCTCTCGATCTTTGAAACGGCGTTGGGCGAGAACCATCCCAATGCCGCCATCAGCCTCAATAATCTGGCACTGTTGTATAAAGACCAGGGGAACTACGCGGCGGCCGAAACGCTCTATCAGCAATCGCTCTCGATCTTGGAAACGGCGTTGGGCGAGAATCATCCCAATGTCGCCACCAGCCTCAATAATCTGGCGGGGTTGTATCGAGACCAGGGGAATTACGCAGCGGCCGAACCCCTCTATCAGCGATCGCTTTCTATCTCGGAAACGGCGTTGGGTGAAAATCATCCCAATGTCGCCAGCAGCCTCAATAATCTGGCGGAGTTGTATCGAGCGCAGGGGAATGATGCGGCGGCCGAACCCCTCTACCAGCGATCGCTCGACATCTATGAAACGGCGTTGGGTGAGAATCATCCCGATGTCGCCACCAGCCTCAATAATCTGGCGGGGTTCTATCGAGCGCAGGGGAATGATGCGGCGGCCGAACCCCTCTATCAGCGATCGCTTTCTATCTTAGAAACGGTGTTGGGTGAAAATCATCCCGATGTCGCCACCAGCCTCAATAATCTGGCGCTGTTGTATCAAGACCAGGGGAATTACGCGGCGGCCGAACCGCGCTTTCAGCGATCGCTCGACATCTGGGAAACGTCCTTAGGTGAAAATCATCCCTCTGTCGCCCTCAGCCTCAATAATCTGGCAGCGTTATATCGAGACCAGGGGAATTACGCGGCGGCCGAACCGCGCTTTCAGCGATCGCTCGCCATCTGGGAAACGGCGTTGGGTGAGAATCATCCCTCTGTCGCCCTTAGCCTCAATAATCTGGCGCTGTTGTATCAAGACCAGGGGAATTACGCGGCGGCCGAACCCCTCCATCAGCGATCGCTCGACATCTGGGAAACGTCCTTAGGTGAAAATCATCCCGATGTCGCCCTCAGCCTCAATAATCTGGCGGGGTTGTATCGAGATCAGGGGAATTACGCGGCGGCCGAACCCCTCTACCAGCGCTCGCTCGACATCTGGGAAACGTCCTTGGGTGAAAATCATCCCTCTGTTGCCACCAGCCTCAGTAATTTGGTCTGGTTGTATCAAGCACAGGGAACTATTGCAGCGGCACTGCCACTACTCGAACGAGCCGCAGAAAGTCGAGAATCTCAGCTAGAACTAACCCTAGCCGTCATCTCTGAGTCACGGCGGCGATCTTACCTAGCTACCCTTTCAGCGGAAACCGATCAGGTCATCTCCTTCAATCTCCAAGAGACACCGGATGCGGCTCCCTTGGCGCTGACCACGCTACTCCGCCGAAAGGGACGGGTACTAGATGCCACGGCGGAGAGCTACACTACCCTGCAACAGCAGTTAACCCCAGAAAATCAGGTGTTGCTGGATGAACTGCGTCAAATTGACACCCAGCGGGCTAATTTATTTTTTGGTGAACCCGTGGAGGGGCAGGCAGAACTGGTATCGTCTCTAGAGGCCAGAGCCGAAGCGCTGCAAAATCAGCTAGCACGGGCCAGTGCCGTTTTCCGTACCGAGACCCAGCCCATCACCCTAGAAGCCGTGCAGCAGCAGATTCCAGCGGACGGGGCATTGGTGGAACTGGTGCGCTACGAGCCGTTTGATCCGTCTGGAGCAGGTACTTG